The Bacteroidales bacterium nucleotide sequence CAGAAACCTATATGTATATAAAGGTGTCGAGCACAACCAAGAAGCCCAAAAGCCTAAAAAAATAAACATAAATTCAATTAAATAAAATATGGATACAATTAATGCATTAGGAAGAAGAAAGGCCGCAATTGCAAGAATATATGTTAAAGACGGAAAAGGAAATATTACGGTAAACAAAAGAAGTTTTGAAGATTATTTTACTGTTTCTGAATTTAAGCATCAAATAATGAGACCGCTTACATTGCTTGAAGCAACTGAAAAATATGATATAAATGTAAATTTGAAAGGCGGAGGAATAAAAGGTCAAGCAGAAGCATTAAGATTAGCAATTTCAAGAGCATTGGTCAAAATTAACCCCGACGACAAAACTGCTTTGAAAAAAGAAGGGCTGATGAGAAGAGATTCTCGTGTTGTAGAAAGAAAAAAACCGGGACAACCGGGAGCTCGTAAGAAATTCCAATTCAGTAAACGTTAATACAAGATTTGAACTTAATATAAATTACTTGAGTTTAGTATCTAAATTATCAAGACCGGCAAAATATGTCGCTACTTGGTAATTGTTTTATTAAAAGAATGTAAACTTAATTTTAAAAAATGGCAAAAGTAGATTTTAAACAATTACTTGACGCAGGTGTACACTTCGGTCACCTGAAAAGAAAATGGAATCCTAAAATGGCTCCTTATATTTTTATGGAACAAAACGGAATCCACATCATTGATTTATACAAAACAATGATAAAACTTGACGAAGCAGCTGCTGCAATGAAGCAAATTGCAAAATCGGGAAGACAAATTTTGTTTGTAGCAACAAAAAAACAAGCAAAAGATATTGTAGAAGAAAAAGTTAAGGCAACAGGAATGCCTTATATTACTGAGCGTTGGTCAGGAGGTATGTTAACAAACTTCAGAACCGTACGTAAAGCAATAAAAAAGATGAAAACCATTGATACAATGGAAAAAGACGGAACTTTTGAAAAAATTTCAAAAAGAGAAAGACTTCAAGTTACAAGAGAAAGAGCAAAACTTGAAAAAAACCTCGGGAGTATTGTGGATATGAGAAGAGTTCCTTCTGCAGTTTTTGTAGTTGATGTGAATAAAGAAAATATTGCCGTAGCAGAAGCAAAAAAACTTGGTTTACCTGTTTTTGCAATGGTTGATACTAACTCTGACCCAAGCATTGACTTTCCTGTTCCTGCAAATGATGATGCTTCAAAATCAATTTCTATAATTGTTGATGTATTAACGGAAGCAGTTAAAGAAGGTTTGAATGAGCGTAACGCTGAAAAGAAAGACAGAAAAGAAGACAGCTCTGAAAAAACTGAAAAACCAAGAACAAAAACAAGAGCAAGAAAAAATTAATAATATTTAAAAAGAAGATATAAAAATGGCAAAAATAAGTGCATCTGATGTTGCAAAACTTAGAAAAATGACAGGATCAGGGATGATGGACTGTAAAAATGCTCTTACAGAGTCAAACGGTGATTTTAATGAAGCTGTTGACATTTTAAGAAAAAAAGGTCAAAAAGTTGCAGGTAAACGTGCTGACAGAGATGCTTCTGAAGGAGCTGTTGTTGCAAAAGCATCAACTGACGGAAAAAGAGCAGTTATTATTTCATTAAACTGCGAAACTGATTTCGTAGCTAAAAATGATGATTTCATAAAATTTGCAAATCAAATACTTGATATTGCAACTGAAAAAAATCCTGAAAATCTTGAAGCATTATTAAAAGAAGATTTCAACGGAACAACAATTTCTGAAGAGATAATTAATCAAACAGGTGTTATCGGTGAAAAAGTTGAATTAGCTTATTACGGTAAAATTGAAGGAGAATCTGTTTCTACATATATTCATATGGGAAATAAATTAGCTTCTATTGCAGGATTCAGCAAAGCTGTTGATGAGAATGTAGGTAAAGATGTTGTGATGCAAATTGCGGCAATGAACCCTATTGCTCTCGATAAAGATGATGTTTCTCAAGAAGTGATTGATAAAGAAGTTGAAATTGGTAAAGAACTTGCTATTCAAGAAGGTAAACCGGCTGATTTAGCTGAGAAAATTTCTCTCGGAAGATTAAATAAATTTTTCCAAGAAAACACTTTATTAAATCAAAAATGGGTTAAAGATAACAAGAAAACAATCAGAGATTTCTTAAAAGAAGCTGATGCAGAATTAAAAATTACCGGATTTAAACGATTTGGTGTATAATTATTCTGAAAAAATATATATTTTTAAAGCCTGCAATTTGCAGGCTTTTTATTTTAATAAAAACGATACTCATGAAAAAGATATTTTTAGTTTCAACAATTGCTGTACTCTTTTTTACTTCTTGCAATATTCTGCAAAAGAATTTACCGAAAGAAGACGGCTTATATGCACGAATAACAACAAATAAAGGAGACATTATTTTATTTCTGGAATTCGAGAAAACACCTTTAACCGTTGCAAATTTTGTAGGATTAGCAGAAGGAACAATTAAAAATGATGCAAAAAAACTCGGAGAACCCTATTACAACGGAATAGTATTTCACAGAGTTATCGACAATTTTATGATTCAATGCGGAGACCCGACAGGAACAGGAAGTGGCGGACCCGGGTATAAATTTAAAGATGAGTTTCATCCTGATTTGGTTCACGACAGAGCAGGAGTCTTGTCAATGGCTAATGCCGGACCGGACACAAACGGAAGCCAATTTTTCATAACGCACAAAGAAACCTCGTGGCTTAATAATAAACATAGTATATTCGGACATGTAACCGAAGGAATGGATGTTGTTAACAGCATTGTAAAAGGAGATAAAATTATCGAAGTAAAAATTTTAAGAGTAGGCAAGAAAGCCAAAAAATTCAATGCTTACGAAACTTTTAATGAACTAAGAAACAAATAAATTTGTTTCTCTACAATACGAATATTATCTTTGCATGAAATTCAAAATAAGAAAAGAATATGGCTGATAATTTTGGTGAAATCGTTCAAGTTATAGGTCCCGTAGTTGACGTTAGCTTTGAGAAAACCGGCTCTAAACTTCCGGAAATTTATGAATCTCTTGAAATCATAAGAGACGATAATAGTGTTTTAATTGTTGAAACAGAACAACATATCGGTGAAAATACCGTAAGAACCATTGCTATGGATTCAACTGACGGATTAGAACGCGGAATGAAAGTCAGAGCAACAGGAAGTCCTATCAAAATGCCTGTAGGCGAAAAGGTCAGAGGGCGATTATTGAATGTTGTAGGCGACACAATTGACGGTCTTACTCCACTTAAAAAAGACGATGGTTATCCTATTCATAACGAGGCACCTGCATATAAAACATTATTAACTTCTTCAGAGGTGCTTTATACAGGAATTAAAGTTGTTGATTTAATTGAGCCTTATGCAAAAGGCGGTAAAATCGGATTATTTGGCGGTGCCGGTGTCGGAAAAACAGTTTTAATTCAAGAATTAATAAATAACATTGCAAAAGGTTATAAAGGGATGTCGGTTTTTGCCGGTGTAGGAGAGAGAACACGTGAAGGAAATGACCTTTTAAGAGAAATGATTGAATCAGGAATCGTAAAATACGGTGATGAATTTAAAGAGTCTATGGAGAAAGGCGGATGGGATCTTTCAAAAGTAGATATGGAAGGAATTAAAGAATCGCAAGTATCAATGGTTTTCGGTCAAATGAATGAACCTCCCGGAGCTCGTGCCAGAGTTGCACTTGCAGGTTTAGCAGTTGCAGAAAAATTCAGAGACGGTGACGGCAAAGGAAAAGGAAATGATATTCTTTTCTTTATTGATAATATTTTTAGGTTTACACAAGCAGGTTCGGAAGTTTCGGCTTTACTCGGGCGAATGCCTTCGGCAGTAGGTTACCAACCCACATTAGCTACCGAAATGGGAGGAATGCAAGAACGTATTACATCAACTAAAACCGGTTCTATTACTTCAGTTCAAGCTGTTTATGTTCCTGCCGATGATTTAACTGATCCTGCTCCCGCAACAACTTTTGCACATCTTGATGCAACGACTGTATTAAGCAGGAAATTAGCAGAACTCGGTATTTATCCTGCTGTTGATCCTTTGGATTCTTCCTCAAGAATTTTAACCTCTGAGATTGTAGGTCCTGACCACTATAATACGGCACAAAGAGTTATTAATATTCTTCAGCGATATAAAGAATTACAAGATATTATTGCAATTCTCGGTATGGATGAACTTTCGGAAGAAGACAGATTAACAGTACACAGAGCAAGACGTGTTCAAAGATTTTTATCGCAACCGTTCTTTGTTGCAGAGCAATTTACAGGTTTAAAAGGAGTGCTTGTTCCGATTGAAGAAACAATAAAAGGGTTTAATATGATTATTGACGGTAAAGTTGATAAATATCCGGAAGCTGCATTTAATCTTGTAGGAACAATTGAAGATGCAATTGAAAAAGGAGAAAAAATCTTAAAAGAAACCCAACAATAAACTTAAGCTATGTTCTTAGAAATAGTTACACCCGAAAAAACTCTTTACAGTAACGATGTAAAGTATGTTAAAGTACCCGGAAGTAAAGGTCAGTTCGGAGTTTTGAAAAATCATGCCCCCCTTATTTCAACTTTAGAAAAAGGACAAATTAAAATTGTTGAGAATGATGATACAGAGAAGTTCTTTGAAATAACCGGCGGTGTTGTTGAGGTTTTGAAAAATAATATTATTGTACTGATAAAAATGTAAAATTTCTTATCCCGAAATTATATAACAAAAAGCGTTTATTTGTATAACAAAAGGTAAACGCTTTTTGTTATATTTAGATGTTAATTGCTCGCCAAAGCATATCTTTAAGTTCAGTTAAACCTTTTTGTGCAACTGACGAAATAAAAATATAAGGTAAACTGTCAGGCAGTTCAAGTTTCATTTGCTCAATCAATTCATCATCTAACATATCTGATTTTGTAACAGCTAATATTCGTTCTTTATCCAGAAGTTCGGGATTGTATTTTTGAAGTTCATTTAATAAAATATCGTATTCTTTTTTAATATCATTTGCATCTGCCGGTATCATAAACAACAAAACTGAGTTTCTTTCAATATGCCTTAAAAACCTAAGTCCCAAGCCCTTACCTTCTGCTGCCCCTTCAATTATTCCCGGTATATCAGCCATTACAAAAGATTGGTCGTTTCTGTATTGAACCATTCCTAAATTAGGAGCAAGTGTGGTAAATTCATAGTTTGCAATTTTTGGTTTTGCTGCAGAAATAACAGATAGTAAAGTTGATTTTCCGGCATTAGGAAATCCGACTAAACCGACATCTGCCAAAACTTTAAGTTCTAAAATAACCCAACCTTCTTCGCCCTCTTCTCCCGGTTGTGCATATTGAGGAGATTGATTTGTTGCAGATTTAAAATGTGTATTACCCAAACCACCTCTTCCGGCTTTCATTAATATTTCTTCTTCATCATGTTCCGTTATTTCAAATAAAAAACTATCTGTTTCGGCATCTTTAACAACAGTTCCGGGCGGAACTTCAATAATAATGTCTTTACCTTCAAGGCCGGTACTGTTACTTCCTGTACCTGCATTTCCGCTTTCCGCTTTTATGTGTTTCTGATATTTAAGATGTAATAAAGTAAATTTATTTCTGTTCCCTTTTACTATAATATGTCCTCCTCTCCCTCCGTCACCGCCGTCGGGTCCGCCTTTTGCGGTTAATCTGT carries:
- the rpsI gene encoding 30S ribosomal protein S9; amino-acid sequence: MDTINALGRRKAAIARIYVKDGKGNITVNKRSFEDYFTVSEFKHQIMRPLTLLEATEKYDINVNLKGGGIKGQAEALRLAISRALVKINPDDKTALKKEGLMRRDSRVVERKKPGQPGARKKFQFSKR
- the rpsB gene encoding 30S ribosomal protein S2, with the protein product MAKVDFKQLLDAGVHFGHLKRKWNPKMAPYIFMEQNGIHIIDLYKTMIKLDEAAAAMKQIAKSGRQILFVATKKQAKDIVEEKVKATGMPYITERWSGGMLTNFRTVRKAIKKMKTIDTMEKDGTFEKISKRERLQVTRERAKLEKNLGSIVDMRRVPSAVFVVDVNKENIAVAEAKKLGLPVFAMVDTNSDPSIDFPVPANDDASKSISIIVDVLTEAVKEGLNERNAEKKDRKEDSSEKTEKPRTKTRARKN
- the tsf gene encoding translation elongation factor Ts, whose translation is MAKISASDVAKLRKMTGSGMMDCKNALTESNGDFNEAVDILRKKGQKVAGKRADRDASEGAVVAKASTDGKRAVIISLNCETDFVAKNDDFIKFANQILDIATEKNPENLEALLKEDFNGTTISEEIINQTGVIGEKVELAYYGKIEGESVSTYIHMGNKLASIAGFSKAVDENVGKDVVMQIAAMNPIALDKDDVSQEVIDKEVEIGKELAIQEGKPADLAEKISLGRLNKFFQENTLLNQKWVKDNKKTIRDFLKEADAELKITGFKRFGV
- a CDS encoding peptidylprolyl isomerase, giving the protein MLQKNLPKEDGLYARITTNKGDIILFLEFEKTPLTVANFVGLAEGTIKNDAKKLGEPYYNGIVFHRVIDNFMIQCGDPTGTGSGGPGYKFKDEFHPDLVHDRAGVLSMANAGPDTNGSQFFITHKETSWLNNKHSIFGHVTEGMDVVNSIVKGDKIIEVKILRVGKKAKKFNAYETFNELRNK
- the atpD gene encoding F0F1 ATP synthase subunit beta, with the protein product MADNFGEIVQVIGPVVDVSFEKTGSKLPEIYESLEIIRDDNSVLIVETEQHIGENTVRTIAMDSTDGLERGMKVRATGSPIKMPVGEKVRGRLLNVVGDTIDGLTPLKKDDGYPIHNEAPAYKTLLTSSEVLYTGIKVVDLIEPYAKGGKIGLFGGAGVGKTVLIQELINNIAKGYKGMSVFAGVGERTREGNDLLREMIESGIVKYGDEFKESMEKGGWDLSKVDMEGIKESQVSMVFGQMNEPPGARARVALAGLAVAEKFRDGDGKGKGNDILFFIDNIFRFTQAGSEVSALLGRMPSAVGYQPTLATEMGGMQERITSTKTGSITSVQAVYVPADDLTDPAPATTFAHLDATTVLSRKLAELGIYPAVDPLDSSSRILTSEIVGPDHYNTAQRVINILQRYKELQDIIAILGMDELSEEDRLTVHRARRVQRFLSQPFFVAEQFTGLKGVLVPIEETIKGFNMIIDGKVDKYPEAAFNLVGTIEDAIEKGEKILKETQQ
- the atpC gene encoding ATP synthase F1 subunit epsilon, which encodes MFLEIVTPEKTLYSNDVKYVKVPGSKGQFGVLKNHAPLISTLEKGQIKIVENDDTEKFFEITGGVVEVLKNNIIVLIKM
- the obgE gene encoding GTPase ObgE; the protein is MAEANFIDYVKIHCKSGKGGAGSMHFRRDRLTAKGGPDGGDGGRGGHIIVKGNRNKFTLLHLKYQKHIKAESGNAGTGSNSTGLEGKDIIIEVPPGTVVKDAETDSFLFEITEHDEEEILMKAGRGGLGNTHFKSATNQSPQYAQPGEEGEEGWVILELKVLADVGLVGFPNAGKSTLLSVISAAKPKIANYEFTTLAPNLGMVQYRNDQSFVMADIPGIIEGAAEGKGLGLRFLRHIERNSVLLFMIPADANDIKKEYDILLNELQKYNPELLDKERILAVTKSDMLDDELIEQMKLELPDSLPYIFISSVAQKGLTELKDMLWRAINI